Proteins encoded in a region of the Phaenicophaeus curvirostris isolate KB17595 chromosome 1, BPBGC_Pcur_1.0, whole genome shotgun sequence genome:
- the PCID2 gene encoding PCI domain-containing protein 2 yields the protein MAHVSLNQYLQQVQDAIDSRDGHFCAEMVSFKHPHIANPRLQLSSPEDKCQQLLEPPYDEMLAAHLRCTYAVGNHDFIEAYKCQTVIVQSFLRAFQAHKEENWALPIMYAVALDLRIFANNADQQLVKKGKGKVGDTLEKAAELLMSCFRVCASDTRAGIEDSKKWGMLFLVNQLFKIYFKINKLHLCKPLIRAIDSSNLKDDYSMAQRVTYRYYVGRKAMFDSDFKQAEEYLSFAFEHCHRSSQKNKRMILIYLLPVKMLLGHMPTIQLLKKYDLMQFAEVTKAVSEGNLLLLNDALTKHETFFIRCGIFLILEKLKIITYRNLFKKVYLLLKTHQLSLDAFLIALKFMQVDDVDIDEVQCILANLIYMGHIKGYISHQHQKLVVSKQNPFPPLSTVC from the exons ATGGCTCACGTCTCTTTAAATCAGTACTTGCAGCAG GTGCAAGATGCCATTGACAGCAGAGATGGACATTTTTGTGCAGAAATGGTATCATTTAAACATCCACATATTGCAAACCCAAGGTTACAG CTTTCATCTCCAGAGGACAAGTGTCAGCAACTTTTGGAACCTCCATATGATGAAATGTTGGCAGCCCACTTAAG GTGTACTTACGCTGTTGGAAATCATGACTTTATAGAAGCATACAAATGCCAAACAGTTATTGTCCA GTCTTTCCTGCGAGCATTTCAGGCACATAAAGAGGAAAACTG ggctTTACCTATTATGTATGCTGTAGCCCTCGATCTTCGAATTTTTGCTAATAAT GCAGATCAACAGCTAGTGAAGAaagggaagggcaaagttggCGACACGttggaaaaagcagcagaactgtTGATGAGCTGTTTTCGAGTCTGTGCCAGTGACAC TCGAGCAGGCATTGAAGATTCCAAGAAATGGGGCATGTTGTTTCTCGTGAATCAgctgtttaaaatttattttaag atcaACAAACTCCATCTATGTAAGCCCTTAATTAGAGCAATTGACAGCTCAAATCTGAAGGATGACTATAGTATGGCACAGCGAGTTACGTACAGATACTATGTTGGACGCAAAGCCATGTTTGACAGTGACTTTAAGCAAG ctgaagagtATCTATCATTTGCCTTTGAGCACTGTCACCGCTCAAGCCAGAAGAACAAAAGAATGATTTTGATTTACCTGCTGCCAGTAAAAATGTTATTG ggCCATATGCCAACAATTCAGCTCTTAAAAAAGTATGACCTTATGCAGTTTGCTGAAGTAACAAAGGCTGTGAG tGAAGGCAATCTTCTCCTACTGAATGACGCTCTGACAAAGCATGAGACCTTCTTTATTCGATGTGGAATCTTTCTTATCCTTGAGAAGCTGAAAATCATCACATACAGAAATCTCTTTAAGAAAGT ATATTTACTACTCAAAACACATCAGCTGTCTCTAGATGCCTTTCTGATTGCTCTGAAATTCATGCAAGTAGACGATGTTGATATTGATGAAGTCCAGTGCATTTTAGCCAACCTTATATATATG GGTCATATTAAAGGCTATATATCTCACCAGCATCAAAAGCTTGTGGTCAGTAAGCAGAACCCATTTCCTCCGCTGTCAACAGTATGTTGA
- the PROZ gene encoding vitamin K-dependent protein Z: MARCSRTILFLLSALFLQTEQTVFISTEDANNFMKRQRRDNSLLFEEVLQGSLERECLEERCTREEAREVFENDEMLKMFWDVYYGGRRCSSSPCQHNGLCEDNIRGYTCTCAEGYEGENCAFAKNECRHQGKEGCHHFCYPGSNSYHCSCADGYELGKDKKQCIALDHCACGRLQDNDNLLHETRKKHDERFPWQVLLLNSEGKGFCGGVLLKSNFVLTTAECALLHSHFGIRVGAGPNGANGTKKITQVVEKHIHIRYDEDTGENNVALLRLQEHVECNNHQLPVCIPERDFAEHILIPKLAGTVSGWRMEGDELQGDELQVSYLPAEDCKQVLNISLTNRQFCGHLQEAVNKQLAGGSFLTAEYKGTWFLIGILGSWPLEDTDWETLLFTNTARYIIWFKQKMK, from the exons ATGGCAAGGTGCTCCCGGACAATattgtttcttctctctgcccttttccttcAGACAGAGCAGACAG TGTTTATATCAACTGAAGATGCAAACAATTTTATGAAGCGACAGAGGCGTGACAATTCCCTTCTTTTCGAGGAGGTCCTCCAAGGCAGCTTGGAAAGGGAATGCCTTGAAGAGAGATGTACACGTGAGGAAGCAAGGgaagtatttgaaaatgatgaaatgctt aaaatgttttgggaTGTCTACTATG GTGGCAGGAGGTGCTCGTCAAGCCCCTGCCAGCACAACGGCCTGTGCGAGGACAACATTCGTGGCTACACCTGTACCTGTGCTGAGGGCTACGAGGGAGAGAACTGTGCCTTCG CTAAAAATGAATGTCGCCACCAAGGAAAAGAAGGATGTCACCATTTCTGCTATCCAGGAAGTAATTCCTACCATTGTTCCTGTGCTGATGGTTATGAGCTTGGGAAGGATAAAAAGCAGTGCATCGCATTAG ATCATTGTGCATGTGGCAGACTTCAAGACAATGATAATCTGTTACACGAAACCAGGAAGAAACATGATGAGCGATTTCCCTGGCAG GTCCTGCTGCTAAACTCAGAAGGGAAGGGCTTCTGTGGAGGAGTGCTgctaaaaagtaattttgtattGACTACAGCAGAATGTGCCCTTCTGCACAGCCACTTTGGAATTAGGGTTGGAGCTG GACCTAATGGAGCAAATGGAACCAAGAAGATAACGCAAGTTGTAGAGAAACACATACACATCCGGTATGATGAAGACACTGGCGAGAACAATGTTGCATTACTACGACTCCAAGAGCATGTTGAGTGCAACAACCACCAGCTTCCTGTATGCATCCCTGAAAGAGACTTTGCAGAACACATTTTAATTCCAAAACTGGCCGGTACAGTTAGTGGCTGGAGAATGGAAGGTGATGAACTTCAAGGTGACGAGTTGCAGGTTTCATACCTTCCTGCTGAAGACTGCAAACAAGTACTCAACATAAGCCTCACAAACAGGCAGTTTTGTGGACACCTCCAGGAGGCTGTAAACAAACAACTGGCTGGAGGAAGCTTTTTAACTGCTGAGTACAAGGGCACTTGGTTTCTGATTGGTATCCTAGGATCTTGGCCACTAGAAGACACTGACTGGGAAACACTTCTATTCACAAACACCGCAAGGTATATCATATggtttaaacaaaaaatgaaataa